Within Rubrobacter calidifluminis, the genomic segment CCCGGGGGCCGTGTAGGGCGCCACCTTCATGATCTTATTTCAGCAAAGTCCGGGGTTCCTTCCTCAGACTTCATGGTTTACCCTTCGGACCGTGTCGTCGTTAAAGGCTTTTAGGAGAGGGAGATGAACGGAAGACGCCGCTGGTGGGAGCGGGGCATCATCTACCAGGTCTACCCGCGGTCGTTCGCCGACTCGGACGGGGACGTGGTGGGGGATCTGGCTGGAGTTATCGGGAAGCTCGACTACCTGGCGTGGCTCGGGGTGGATGCGGTGTGGCTCTCACCGATCTACCCTTCTCCGATGGCGGACTTCGGGTACGACATCTCCTGCTACACGGATGTAGACCCGCTCTTCGGGACGCTTGAGGACTTCGACCGGCTGGTCGAGGAGGCGCACCGGCGGGGGATCCGCATCATCCTCGACTACGTCCCGAACCACACCTCCGATCTTCACCCCTGGTTCGTGGAGTCGCGCTCCTCGCGCGAGAACCCGAAGCGTGACTGGTACATCTGGGCAGATCCGAAGCCCGACGGCTCTCCACCGAACAACTGGCTCTCTTCCTTCGGTGGGAGCGCGTGGGAGTTCGACGGGAAGACCGGGCAGTACTACCATCACGCCTACCTGAAAGAGCAGCCGGACCTCAACTGGCGCAACCCCGAGGTCCAGGAGGCGATGCTCGGGGTGCTGCGCTTCTGGCTCGAGCGTGGGGTGGACGGATTCCGGGTCGACGCGCTCAGGCGGCTCGTAAAGGACGAAAGACTGCGCGACGACCCGCCCAACCCCGACTACCGGGAGGGGCAGAACCCCTACGACGCCTTCATACCGCTCTACTCTTCCGATAGGCCCGAGACGCACGAGATGGTCCGGATGATGAGAGAGGTGCTCGACGGGTACGGCGAGCGGCTTCTTATCGGGGAGCTCTACCTCCCGATAGAGAGCCTCGTCGCCTACTACGGCTCCGGGGTGGACCTGCCGTTCAACTTTCACCTGATCTTCACGCCCTGGCGGGCGGATGCCGTCTACAGCCTCGTGAAGGAGTACGAGGCGGCGCTCCCTCCCGGCGCCTGGCCCAACTGGGTGCTCGGCAACCACGACCGGCCGCGGGTCGCGAGCCGGGTGGGAGAGGGGCAGGTGCGGCTCGCGGCGATGCTGCTTTTGACGCTGCGCGGCACCCCTACCCTCTACTACGGCGACGAGATCGGGATGCACGACGTCCCCGTCCCGCCCGGGCGCATCCAGGACCCGTTCGGGAAGAGCTTCCCGCAGCTCGGGCGCGACCCGGCGCGCACCCCGATGCAGTGGGACGACTCCGAGAACGCGGGGTTCACCGCCGGAGAACCCTGGCTTCCCCTGGCAGAGGACTACGAGGAGGTGAACGTCGCCCGCCAGCGAAAGGACCCGCGTTCTCTGCTCAACCTCTACCGGCGTCTCATCGCGCTGCGCCGCTCCGAGGGGGCTCTCTCCACCGGCGACTACGCCTCTCTCGGCATCGACGGTGATTTGCTCTACTACGCCCGCGAGCACGAAGGACGCAGGCTGCTCGTCGTGCTCAACCTCGGCTCCGACGTCCAGAGCACGACGGCCCGCGGCCGGATCGTCCTCTCCACCGGGCTCGACCGCGAGGGGGAGGAGGTCTCCGGACGGCTCACCCTCGCCGGAGGGGAGGGCGTGATCCTGC encodes:
- a CDS encoding alpha-amylase family glycosyl hydrolase, which encodes MNGRRRWWERGIIYQVYPRSFADSDGDVVGDLAGVIGKLDYLAWLGVDAVWLSPIYPSPMADFGYDISCYTDVDPLFGTLEDFDRLVEEAHRRGIRIILDYVPNHTSDLHPWFVESRSSRENPKRDWYIWADPKPDGSPPNNWLSSFGGSAWEFDGKTGQYYHHAYLKEQPDLNWRNPEVQEAMLGVLRFWLERGVDGFRVDALRRLVKDERLRDDPPNPDYREGQNPYDAFIPLYSSDRPETHEMVRMMREVLDGYGERLLIGELYLPIESLVAYYGSGVDLPFNFHLIFTPWRADAVYSLVKEYEAALPPGAWPNWVLGNHDRPRVASRVGEGQVRLAAMLLLTLRGTPTLYYGDEIGMHDVPVPPGRIQDPFGKSFPQLGRDPARTPMQWDDSENAGFTAGEPWLPLAEDYEEVNVARQRKDPRSLLNLYRRLIALRRSEGALSTGDYASLGIDGDLLYYAREHEGRRLLVVLNLGSDVQSTTARGRIVLSTGLDREGEEVSGRLTLAGGEGVILRSSG